aatttaaaaacaaaaaacaaacaaaaaaaatactcatTTAAGTTGGATGGAGATGTCTAAATGATTTCTAGTGATCACAAAGACAATACAATCATTCCTCAACCACAAAACATGAATCAGGGGTGAAGGCCTGGTCCAGAGCCtaaaaaaatgctttttggTCAGGCAGCAAGGAAGCATTCGACAACGCCAGAGCAAGACGGAAAACTGGCATCAACAAGGTAAAGGGGAGGGACCAGAAGAGACTGGAGATATCAACACAGAGGCTTCGAAAGCACGAGGATCTCCACCGTGTGTGAAACCACAGATGAGCATGCTATGCTATGATCATCAAAGGTTTTTGGGGAAgccaaaatcattttttatacCCATAGCTGTGACTCCGATTTGCCATTTCCTTTATTATCAAACCATGCCACCatcatacttttatttttttgctggATTAGCATGGGTGAGCCATCTGCCTTATGTGCATGGCAGAGTTGATGTGTGGTTGATTACCCCTGGTGGGTAGATCGTTACTGAAATGTCACTTACTCTCCAAAATCCAAAACaatccaaaacatttctcttctaAGAATGACTCTCTCAATAGTACAAGAATTATCCTGTTTGTTAACCtccccttcacctcctctcctgccCTGCAACTGCAACACTACAGCCTCTATGCAAccttcactgctgcacaaagccTTCCTCTTTACTTGTGCTTCAACATCTGGgcacatttttacaaatttgaCCACTTACGATGCCAATCAAAGACATTGGTTGACAATCCAGATTTTCTGGTGGTGCTTCCGTTGCTCTTTGCTTGTTATCTGGTTTATGGTAGATTAACAAACCAGCCGACAATACTGCCTATGTAGAAGGGCACgcaataaaagcaaataaatagaACAACTCTCAGACTGCATCTGCTTTTTAGGCCAGTTAGGTTTGTTTAATGTGTGGCTTACACTTTACTCAACAGAGATATTAGTACATAAAATAGGCTACTTAACAGAATGGCAGGCTGAACCGGTCTCATGTAGCACAACAGGATCAGTTGATCTAACAAATCTCCCAAGGGCTAGAAAGAGGACTTCAAATTCTGAGGTAATTTCGGTTCGAGCTCAATGTAAGATGAGGATGAGTAAGAATAATTGAGTGACTGGACCAAAAGGCTTCACTAAGTGTGATGAGGCATAACCAGCAGGTGGACAAGAATCGTGCAACTGTGAAGACActgactgctgctgttctgCCTCATTCTGGTCTTCACACATCTCCACCCGTTTCAAGAGGGGTTCAGACAAATCTGCTCTTCTTAAGGTCAGTTAAAAAGTCTAAATTCCCACACCCAGATCTTATTCACCATTACTGATCGAAAAGAAAATCCTTACTAGAAACACCACAAACTGGAAAAAAGTGTCATTCAAATTCCAAATGACTGCAATGCGTATCAGTGTCTGAAGTCAAGTTTAAACAGATGAAATAGGCCAAAGGTGAGTTGGATTACTCTCTTTTTATGGGCATGAAAGCACAGTGGTTTCCAAACCTTGGTTCCCATAGGGAAGTGCATGAGGTAGAGGTCCACGTAGTCCAGTTTAAGGTCTCTGAGAGTCTTCTCACACCCTCCCTTCACAAGAGATGGAAGGTGGAAGGTGCACCACAGCTGTGGACGACAAACGGATAACTGCTGTGGGTGTGATGGTGGTGATAGTCGTACATGTGATGAATTAAACAATGGAGCAGGCGGAACAAAACGTGGGGACCTCGACTAAAGGCATTCAGGTTTAATGCGTTCCCACATGTGGGCTTATACAACTCATGAGGCCAAGAATGAGCAGATGACTCAGCAATTTCTGCCCTGACACACGTGTTTGTGGTGATTAaaaagcctctgtgtgtgtttattagacTGCAGTTTGTACGGCACTTATCTGGTTTGATTGCTGCTCAAATACTTTACGATGTATGTCTCATTCACCGACAGTCTTCCACTACATTAATGCAGGATCAGGGGCAGTTTGGTGTTGGGTATGACCAGGCATGCACCGTACCTTACTGACAATGAATAGGTCTTCCCTCTTGACCACTCCTTGATCAATCATTGCACGGATCCCAGCGCCGACTTCTTCTTCATTCTGGTACACCAGGGCGGCGTCGATGTGCCTGTAACCGGCGCCTATGGCCACTTTTACAGCCTCTACGACCTTTCCTTGTTCTGCCTGCAAAGATAGGGAgatacaaaaaagaaagaaattgcaCATGTAGATAAACATTAGATGTACCAGGTGATGTGCTGATCTAGTTTTACACTAATATCCATTCATCATTTAATGGTAGGAAATGCTCACCAGGGCAAATTGTCAAACCACGACCACTCTAATCTTGTCAGGCAGAGGTCAGTGGACAACAACATGTTAATATTTACCCTGAGGCAAGAGGTAACGTTTTCAAAAGGTCAACGATGTACTTCATTGCACCACTTAAATGCACAATCCTCAGTAACCTACACTGCAGGACCAGTGGATTCAGGCCTACAGTAGCCTAACACTACAGTCGATGCAGATCAGCGAAGCTCTGAAAGCTcatgagaagagaaaaacacatcacaaccCGGTCAGCTGTATTCTCACACTCAGTGAGGGGGGGCGAAGTATAAAAACTGCTGAGCCTCCTTACCCTCCACGTTCCCAGACCCACAATGGGCATCTCCGCTCCGGTGTTGAGCGTCACCGCAGGTATCATGTTGACAACGTGCTCGTGCAGCCCCTCAGCCGGTCGTTGCAAGCGGACAAGTCCTTTTACTCCACGGGGAAAGGAGGCAGCCTCTCCTTTAATAATAAATgccacggagagagagagagagagagagaggaggggttaGCGGGCAGAGAAGAGGGCCTCTGGGGGTTCGATTAGTCATGTCTTGCCTTGAAAGCCAGACGGTATCCAGGCCATGGAACTGTTCAAGAGGCAGAGCGTCgatagtggggggggggatcagcaCAAATGTTGTGATGGCAACGGATGGTGTGGTGCTTGAAACCCAGGATACAGAGGGAAACTAAGGGATTATGTGACATTGGTAAAGAACTGCTTTGATTCAGTTTGAGCAGATTTCTAAAGACTCTGTTTGACAGGGAAAAGAGTTAATGAGGCCTTCCTTTTGGTGCAAAACCAGGAAGTTGCTTTTTTCATCATGGGAATTATAAAACACACCAAATGAATTTAATAGATTTTACAAACATTAAAGGAAGTCAAACTTtaatattacacatttttactccagtaaattaatttattttaaatgcaaccTTTGGTAAGGGCAATACATTCAGGTGGTTTTCATATCTCGTGGATTTCACTGACACTTCATGCCTGAACTTTGACAAACGTTTTATGGTTTTACTTTTGTAccaaaacatgtcaaatatgtCAGAAAATGTAAAGTTACCATACAGATCAGTACGTAGTGTAGATTATTACTCACTAGCACTGACATTGCCTATAGGGACAAGTAGATTAGAAATAGCAAAGACTATTATTAGTCGAGCTTtgataagataagactttattaatcccaaagGATATTCTGGTGCCAGCCGGCTCTAAGATTCCataacacaaaatataataGTAGAGTACAGAGAATATTACAGTATTACATCCAAAGGAGTACAAAATATAAAGTGCAATATAAGctagaataaaaatataaagtgtattataagctgaaataaaaatataaattttatcATAAgacataaaacatgacattaaaaGTGCACATACAGACAAGGAAAACACAATAGTAATAAATTGCTGCATCACAGTGATACTAATTGAATCATTGACTTTTGAGGCAGCATGCAGAAATTACACTCGTGctgtcacaaagaaaaacattatgcaTCATAAAAATTCTGAATACTCCATAACCAGCGGAACATACTCCCAGTAACTGAATAACTGGATATATTGTCCTCACGTGTACTCTGTATTACTCTATCAGTTACCCAATTCACAGAAGCCTAGAGTGGCATCATGAGCCGCCTCTCTCTCTGGATGAGTTCTTGATTGAAGAGATGGTTGGAAGCtgtaaaaacattattacatttatataggTTTAAGTATGTTTTGATATATAGTGTGTATGTTTTACTTAGTGTCCAACTATGCAGTACAGTGTTTTCTTTGGTCCATATTTCTGTTAACTGTGTGTCTGGTATTATGTGTTACATGTTcttaccatagactgtatataaagatggacgtcacgTCTCCTCTTCCGCCACAccatccaaaaatgaagccgAAATTTCCTGGGTACGAACGCCGCCATCGAGGGATGGAGCCACGAggtcgaccaatcgtgagtcagtctcagctgtcaatcatgacgtttgaAATAAACCTATAATGGGTGCAGGTGTAATGGTGGTGATAGTAGTATTAGTGGATTAAATATTGCATTGTATCCTGTATAAACCAAACCACATACTATATTATTCATAGTGAAGTACATGTGATGAACAGGCTCCAGCCGAGCAGAGGGGATTGGGAGTGAACCTTGATTAAATGTTTGCATGTCTGTGCACAAAATTCAACTTGATACAATATTTCCACGAGTGGAGCTGCACAACTCGTGAAGCAGCACACGAGTCAAAGGTTGACCTTGGAAACAAGttccagtgaaaacagaaaatgaattatcCACACTTTTTGGGCAATTTCTGCTCTGACAGacacatttgttgtgtttttaaaaaagtcccTGTGTTTCCATCCGACTGCATTTTGTACAGAGATTTTCTAGTTTAATTgatattaaaaacacttaacaaTGACcgtacacattcatacactgacGATGCAACATCAGGAGCTGTCCATATTTGCTGGCCTGATGTGCCAGGCGTACATTTATTCTTTCACTGATCTGATCATGTTGAAGTCTgacattcttttttaaatatatatttttttatcaaggtTCACTTAAGCAGGTATGATAACTAGACTCCCTCTGACATATACCTGTATATCGCAtccttattattttattttttatcaactTAGCCTCGTTCAGTGTTTATGTTGCAGatgaacacccctcacctcaccctccccttccaaacatgaaagagaacctgtggatccttcagttgtcatcaaaactcaaaaggtgttgtgtgtccagtctgggcttctgtaaaaaacatggtggccttcGAaagagaggacctgctcctgatgtcaatttaaagtatttaaatataaaggcaccattctagggtaaagaaaacaacaattcatccAATCTAGACGAAGTgcactggtgaaaacatcactaggattatttcatattcaattgtTGCCAATAGATCTCTTTCACCGAAATCTTAAATCTGAatcacactgaacctttaaactatGAACTGTCTTCCTGTATTGTGAAAGTACGCCCTCTACTGGTTGTTAATGTGAACAACAGCCTCCTTGAAGACTGGTGAAAAACACTGCTGATGTGGGGCTGACAAAATAagttactttttaaattgagaATTAGGAGAGTTTCTTCAGTTCTGTAAAATGAGTTGAAAGTTTTACGCTATCAGCCACTGCATatatacatatgcatatatatacaCCATATTTCACACTATGTCccattatatttttttctgagaaGCATGAAAACCCCCACAAGACCTATGTCACTGCAAACTACCTGTTTAACACTCAATATATTTAGATTATGGCCCGGAGGCAAATTTACATTTCATACTCTTATTTATTCTTGACAATATTCTAATTAAAGGGTAAATATCAACTTTACctgaaataataattcatatttctgagactaaataatcaaaaataaacaatcaaacTTTTTGCACTcgtaacttttttttaatcattctcCAAACATTGTTCAACAAATCAACATTCAGGGTCTCTCAttacacgcacacatacacacacacacactctcactcactcacacactcacacactcacacacacacacaaacaaagtgcGGACATCAGACAATGACATTATAATAGCACTGTCTATGAAAGATAGACATCATGAAGAGCAAAAGGTTACTAAATATtgcacattattattttcagttcaggaaacttttcCGACCCTTCGGCCTCACTGGCAGATGACTCCTGGATTTTGTGACGGTCAAAACAACTGGTCAAAGAGCTGAGATAGAGCGAGAGCACACACGCTGCCTGCGGCTGCCCTGACTGAAAAAGAAGGTAGATGCAGCTCTGTAGAAAGAAACGGAAAAACGAGGTAACAGTTGATTACGTCCAACCTGCACACATCTTGGGATGTGGAGGTTCATTTTCACAGCAAAATTTGATACAAGTGCCATAAATCCAAATGTGTGTAATTTAATCATTAAGATAAGGATCAAAAACCAAGAAGACTCTAGTAGAACACGATGCTAAATTCAGCATCGCCTGTTGTTATATCAGCAAAAATGCTGTTGTACAGTATGGCCTAATAAGCTGCAGAATGAATGTTGCACAAGTTTATTACTGATGTTTGATCAATCTTATTGCCTCACTGCTCACAAAAGAAAGAATATTCTTTTGACTTTAGGCCATACCTGAGTCTAGTCGATcaggaaacaaatgaataagTAAACAAAATTAAACTCACAAGCTAAATAATAGGGAGGTATCTGAGTGAGACGAATACTTATGCTATGAGCAGTAATGTGAGTAAGTTATTGCTTGGAAGCAGCCCCTCACGAGGCCGGCTTGGATATTTGTTCCTTACATACaggaaattacacaaaaaaagcCACACAAAACCATTCTCTATTCCACCGAGTGATAAATTAGCAATCAATTCAAAAAACCACAAGTAAAAGCCCAGCAGTGTCCTGAACGGCTGCCGTCTGTGAGCGCGCCGTGTTCCGCTCGCCTCAGGAGCAGTCAGTGTAGGTGGTCACCATGTTCCCCCTCCGCTGTGTCACTGTCCTGCAGTGCTGCTTCCCCGCACTCTGGAATCCGCCGTCAGTCCTGGCGCCGTGGTTGAACATCTTCTCCAAGTCCTCAAACATGTCATCAAAGAGTCCTTCGCCGaaggcctcctgctgctggaacTGTCTATTGTGCCTGTTCATGGCCTCGCGGTGGGCCTGGAAGTGGCTGTCAAAGTGTCTCTTCTGGTGTTCTTGGTTATGAGCGAAGGTGTGCGAGTTGAAGTGTTGCTGCTGATGATGCTCGTGATGGTCTTTGAAAAGGTCGTCAAAGTTGAAGGACTGGTAGTGCTGTTGGAAGTTGTatgcgcctcctcctcctcctcctcctccatggcTCTCCCCTGGTGATGGGCCATGGCCAAACTGGTCATACTCTCGCCGCCTCTTATCGTCAGACAGTGTCTCATACGCTGgaggaaacaaagacacatgacGTCACTTGTTGGTTGCTATGACCCTGGCTCTGTTCACACATGCTAGTTACACCCCTACTGTGAGATGTGGAGTGGACAGCGTTGAGTACATGTATTCACATTTGGCATTAAAATGTTCTGAATGTGTTACCTGTGACCACTGATCTGACTTCTCTTCCTGTTCTCTATACAAATAATCACGACTGTCATTTATGTATGAGAAGACTAGCCTGTCTGAGACACCAGGTACAAGTAGGCTGTCGTTCCAATGTGGCCTTGGACGGATTAGCGTTTACACAgcgaaaagaatgtggccagGACACATTCATGAGGCAGTCGGGTGTGTTCAGACCTGTACTCGatgctgaccacttgtgattggatcccTCAGAACGGATGCTAATACCAAGTTTGAATGGGGGTCACTGATGCACATTTCTAGTTCAACTTTATGAAATGAATCAATGTTTGTCATCTATTCATTGTCAACAAAAGCTGAGAACCATGATCAGTTTCATTTTCCATGTATAAGCTTTCCCAGAGCGGGCTTGTTGTGTCAGGACGTGTCTATAAATAGGTTCTTGAACATgttcattcagttttttaacacaacaaatgtcacctgacaaaagaaacaagacaGGTTATTACATGTATGAATGTGAGGATCGTCtttcagagaaaaacagagagacgCTCCTATTGAAGATTTTATCCTGAAACACTGGCTTTTCTTTAGTTATTTGACCTTTATTCCTAAAATATGTTCAATAATCTTGTGTCACAGGAGAGATATGATGTTTAAAATCTAACAGAGTCTACCCAGTCAGTAAAGAGACTTGAATATCTTCCCCACATTGTGTAGAAATGACCGACATGATGACGCACATACCCTCCGCTATGTCTCTGAACTTGTCCTCGGTGTCCTGGCCCTTGTTGCGGTCCGGGTGGTACTTGAGGGCCAGCTGGTGGAAGGCCTTCTTGATCTGGCGGTCGGTGGCGTCTCTGGGAACCCCCAGGATGTCGTAGTAGTCCCTCTTGGCGAGGATGAACTCTGAGATCAGGAGGACGTGCACCGCTAGCAGCAACACGGACTGAGCTGCGGCCATACTGctgatttctctcttttcttttggcACCTCTGCAACTGCGAAGAGAGCAGTTTGACACCTCGGTTAAGGGACTGGTCCCACACCTCTGACACAAAGAAAGATGCTGTAAAACGGTTATAAAGCCAGATAGTGGGTTCCAAAACAGCCTGGATGTATGCTATAAAGCTTTACCTGTTCGCATTACTTTGTTAGCAAATACAACTAGATAGTGGGTTCAAAAACAAAGAATGTGGGATATATAGCTTTACTTGTTCGCATTACTTTACCATCTTATACAACGAGATAATGGGTCCAATAACAGCcagaatatataatatatggctTTACTTATTAGCAATACTTTGCCAACAAATAAAACTAGATAACGGGTTGACAAACAGCAGTAATATGTGATTATAGAGCTTTATTTGATATAATTATTTTACTAGCAAATGGAGCTATATAAAGGGTTTAAAAACAGAATGTACACTGTAGGATATATAGCTCAATTTGCTTCTATAACTTTACGAGTAAATACAGCCAGACAATGTTTTCAATGACAGACAGAATATGTGATTTATAGCTTCACTTTGCTAGCATCACTTTGCTAGCTAgtctaaaataaacattaaaataaggGGGGTTAGCTCCAGAAAAAGACAACTCACAGTTTTGAAGGCGCTTCCCTCAGCTCTGCCTCGTCAGCGGCACTTCAGCTGGTAGATGTCGGCTCGACGACATGGATGTTACACGTCCAGTAACCGTCAGCTCACCTGGGAGAGGACCTGAACTTCTCTCTGCGGCTCCAGCTGATCCGAGGCTGACGCTTGTTGACGACTCGCATTCCGGAGCCCGAACACCACGACTCGCAACGCGATTGGTCCGTGCGCCGGCAACAGTGATTCGCGTCGCGCTGATTGGCGGAGCCGGCGGCGCACGTTGAGGGCGGGAAGTGGGCGCGGTGCCACACGAGCGAGAGGACGAGCCGCTTTTTACTTCCGCCTTCGCTTTTCATTAAAGGCGCGGCACTTAAACATcgttttcattattattttgctAACTTGGGCAATAATCCCTAACTTCTTTGCATAAAATTCATtgtgaatgattaaaaaaagatgcGTAACTAATGTTATTTTACGTAATCGCTCACATTCCCATAGCCGTGCATCATTTTAAGAGTCGCGGAAGGCACGTTAACGCTCTTGACGACAGAAATCACGTCCCTTTAGGAGGGCTACAAACCGGAAGTGATAGTGTTTTGAAGCTGTTTCTGTGTGGACGTATTTCTCGGTACAGACGTGTGAGAATAAGGTGTTTTCATGTGGTTCGGCTGCAGACATGCCGCGGTACTGCGCTGTGAAGGCTTGCAGAAACCGCGGGGGGAGCTCGTCCAGACAAGACAACAGGAGAATTAGCTTCTACCcgtatgtttttctgtttttagctGTTTTCTTTGAGGTGACTTGATTTGTCTGCGAGTGTTTGCGTCTCAAGATAATATTGATCATCGAGGCAGAGAGAAGTTAGCTACAAACGGAGAGCATCTTCCTGAAGTGGGCCAGGATATTTATCTATATAATTATTACAGCagtttgtactttgtgttgtaAAGTGTTGAAATGGACGGATGGACTTTATTGATCCTAAGCTTGGAAATCcctgtgttacagcagcaaggtGTCAGGCACATAACACACTGAACAAAATTTACAAACCCAAGATTATTCCCCATTAAAACCATACAAAATATTCGGAATAAGAAATATAAGAATGTGCTCATACTAGAAAATCTTtgttgtagttttcattttaccagaactttattttacacttctctttcttcacCCCCTCAAGATTCCCCTTACAAGACAAGCCCAGGCTTCAGAGATGGGTGGATAACATGAGGCGGGAGGAGTGGACCCCGAGTCGACACCAGTGCCTCTGCAGCGAGCACTTCACAGAGGACTGCTTTGATATCCGATGGGGCATCCGCTACCTGAAGAACACGGCAGTACCGactgtttttccttccactgaAGGGGTGTGTACCTGCTGTCTTTTTTTCACTGTCTAATGAAGAGAGGACTTGCTGCACATAGCGAAATTTAGTCTTTGTCCAACTCTTCTGCAAGAGAAAGAGTGCAAGTAGAGTGGAAGCAGCTTTCTCTTGCAGGAAAAAGCCAAGACGTTGTTGGTATGCAACAAGCCTGTCCTTAATTTGTCATTCTCTTGCATTGCTTGTGATTCTGCAGTGTCTGTCAGAGTTATGCAGCTCTGCAGGGGAATTCTGTTTCCTTGATCATGTCGCTTGTTACAGTGTTTTTGCCTATGCTTCATCTTTTCTGACTTTTGCATTGTCTTATTTAATAAACTGTCCCTTTCGTTTTTGCTCTCAGGATGGTGAGAAAAAAGTGCGGAGCCCCAAGACCAGACTCGGGACTTTAGACGCTGACATTGAGCCCACAGAGTTTGACTCTGCTCTCAGTAGGAAGCCACTCATTttgaggagaacatgcaaaaaCTTTGAGtcaaaaccaacaaacaacagtgttgcagaacacacagagatgaTATCTGATCTGCCAGACACTGGCATATCATGCCACGCGGACCTGTCAGAGACACAGGTAGCTGCTTGTGTGGTACCAGGTGACAGTGAAATGCCAACAGCGTCTTGCCTCGCTGTGTCTCCGTGTGACCAGACCCACACTGAAGAGCCAGCTGACGCTGCTGTGACTGTGTTCTGCTGTGAGTCGCTGAGCTCTTTCTCAAATGGAGAGGCAAACGTGGACGCAGCGGCGCTCCAAGCAGCTCTGGGCCAGGTTTTCAGCTTCGCTACAGTGGAAATGGTTAAGGACAAACCCACGAGCTGCTCATTGGAGGAGAGGGGACCCGGTGAGGGAGAGCACGTTTCCATTTACGAGCACTCGTACTGCAGACTGGACACGGACGAA
The sequence above is a segment of the Hippoglossus stenolepis isolate QCI-W04-F060 chromosome 22, HSTE1.2, whole genome shotgun sequence genome. Coding sequences within it:
- the LOC118101890 gene encoding dnaJ homolog subfamily B member 9, coding for MAAAQSVLLLAVHVLLISEFILAKRDYYDILGVPRDATDRQIKKAFHQLALKYHPDRNKGQDTEDKFRDIAEAYETLSDDKRRREYDQFGHGPSPGESHGGGGGGGGAYNFQQHYQSFNFDDLFKDHHEHHQQQHFNSHTFAHNQEHQKRHFDSHFQAHREAMNRHNRQFQQQEAFGEGLFDDMFEDLEKMFNHGARTDGGFQSAGKQHCRTVTQRRGNMVTTYTDCS
- the LOC118101673 gene encoding THAP domain-containing protein 5 isoform X1, whose translation is MPRYCAVKACRNRGGSSSRQDNRRISFYPFPLQDKPRLQRWVDNMRREEWTPSRHQCLCSEHFTEDCFDIRWGIRYLKNTAVPTVFPSTEGDGEKKVRSPKTRLGTLDADIEPTEFDSALSRKPLILRRTCKNFESKPTNNSVAEHTEMISDLPDTGISCHADLSETQVAACVVPGDSEMPTASCLAVSPCDQTHTEEPADAAVTVFCCESLSSFSNGEANVDAAALQAALGQVFSFATVEMVKDKPTSCSLEERGPGEGEHVSIYEHSYCRLDTDEDQLWSKILSLHAKILELDRREESTMAKIHTLETEVGLLKRDGAVFKEKQKVLEDYISSMLL
- the LOC118101673 gene encoding THAP domain-containing protein 5 isoform X2, which encodes MRREEWTPSRHQCLCSEHFTEDCFDIRWGIRYLKNTAVPTVFPSTEGDGEKKVRSPKTRLGTLDADIEPTEFDSALSRKPLILRRTCKNFESKPTNNSVAEHTEMISDLPDTGISCHADLSETQVAACVVPGDSEMPTASCLAVSPCDQTHTEEPADAAVTVFCCESLSSFSNGEANVDAAALQAALGQVFSFATVEMVKDKPTSCSLEERGPGEGEHVSIYEHSYCRLDTDEDQLWSKILSLHAKILELDRREESTMAKIHTLETEVGLLKRDGAVFKEKQKVLEDYISSMLL